The segment CCGCATCAAAATAATAAACACGCTTTCGCTTCGGCATTTTCAAGGCTTCAAGCTTAATGGCATTATTACCGAGCGTAACGTTATCAGTAAGTTTGTTGTAGTAGTTAAGCCGATAGTTTATGTAGTTGAGGTCGTAGGAATCGATCGATTTAAGTTTTTGCCTCATGACAAGCCGGCAAAGAAATTTGGGGTACAGTTCGCGCCAGATGCACCCTGCGTAATAAAAGAGTTTGATGTTTTTATGCGATAAGAATAGTTTCTTTAATGCGAACATGAGCAGTTATTAACTAACAAAAATAGTGAAGAAATATGCGCCAAAGAATTTGAAGCTGATTTTGTTCTCAACTGATTCATAGTATATTGGAATACAAATTCAGTAATTTTACAAAACTAACCTTTGCTGCTTATTCATGAAAAACGTCTTAGCCGTAATCGTAAATTTCGGATCGGAGCAGAAAAAATACCTTCAACAAGTGGTCACTGCACTCAAAGAAATTAAAGCCTTTAAAATCACTGTTTTTGTCAATTCGAATATTTCCCTTCCAGATATTACCGGTATTGACCGTGTAAACGTAATTGAGCGATACACAAAGTGGGATATTTCCAACTTGTTCTTCAAGATTGATAAACGCTTTTGGAACGGAAAGGTATTTGATTACAAGCTACTTCCGATGACCTGCCGTCAGGTCATCGACCAGGAATCGGAAAATTTTGATTATTTCATTTTTACTGAGAATGATCACCTGTGGCGTGAGGATCACATCAGTAGTTTTATCGAGTATGAACGTATTCTTCCGGAAAACAGGATAGCCGGATTGATTCAGTATGAAGAATTTGATGATGCATCGGGTTTTTATTACCCGGCTTATCACGGCAATTATGACTGGGATTTTGATTCCGTAGAAGAATATTCCGGAAAGAAGTTTGCGCATTTCACTAACCTGAATCAATCGTGTTTTATAATTTCTAAAGAACAACTCCATCGGATTAAACTGATGCACGGAAACTTTGCCCGGTTTTATGGTAACGATCACTACAGAACCATACCCAAGGTCAATACGGACATTTATCAGCATTGCGGCATGAAAAAAGTAATTTGTATTTCGGAGTTTGAAAAAAACATTATCCACCACCTTCCCAATATCTACACCACGGGTAAACTTGGAAGAAACAAGCTTGGTTCGGACCAGGCACGGATGCAAGCCGCCCTGCATCGCCTCTTGCAATAGTTTACCGGTGATAAAGGGATTGCATGAATGCAGCGATTTCCATCATCCAGGCAATGCCAACATGAACGACAACACCGCCCCATATACTTTTTGTTTCATAAGCGAACACACCCAGGATGTAGCCGCCAAAAATTGAGCTGATGGCTTCGGGCATAGGTTTTCCAAAGTGTAGCGAACAATACAAACAGGCCATAGGCAAAATGGCCGAGCGGCCGAGACAGGCCAGCATGCCCAGTACGAGAAACCCCCTGTAAAAAAATTCGATCGTTACAAAGTTAAGGGCATAGGCCAGTTCATAACCGGCAACGGTTAACCATTCGGGAATGCCGAGGTAGCTAGGTGCTGTTGTGGTGATGTACATCGGGTATTGTTTTTGAAACCCGGGCAAAAATGACGCTGCAACAATAACCGGAAGCATAGTTGCCAGAATAATAAGATAAGGCTTCAGTACAGCGGATGAGCCCTGCGAAAGGCCGTAAAAGTTTTTGGACTGTATATCCTTAAGTTTATAAAAGATATACAGGGGCAACATAATGTACAGTAACCCAGCCAGGTTATTGATTACTTTAAAACCCCACAGAAAAACCCGGGCATCCAGCAATTTAAATATATAGGTTTCAACCAGCAGCAGGCTGCGGTCTGCGCTTAATAAAGCCAGGGCCAGCACACTTCTTATCCAGAACTGACTGTTAAGTTTTATGGAATCAGTTTTAAATGCTTTCAGTATTAATACAGGAATGAAATAAGCACCAGCATGAGTAATAAAGAAGAGGGAGAATTTCAGTATGCCCTGTTGCCGGTCAATTACGTTGTCTTCAAAATCGAAGTAATAATTAAGCACAATGCTTAGTGCCAGAAACGTGGCTATGTACAAATAGGCGCGAGGTTTAAAATCGGATTTTAGATGGTTTAGAAGATACTGCCAGAGTTTTTTCATCACCAGTTGATCAGGTGCGTGTACACTTTGTGAATGGGCAACCCCATCACATTAAAATACGACCCGACAATTCTCTCAATGGCAATCATGCCGATAAAATCCTGTGCGCCATAGGCACCCGCTTTGTCGTAAGGTTTGTAATGATCGACATAGTACTCGATTTCCTCGCGGGAAAGTTTTTTAAAAGTTACTTCAGTGGTATCGTCAAAGCTCTCTTCTTTTTCAGCCGACAGGATACAAACACCCGTCATTACCCGGTGCGTTTTTCGGCTTAGTTTTTCCAACATGCCAATGGCCTCGATACGGTTTTCGGGTTTATTTAGGATTTGGTTTTCAAGGATCACCACGGTATCGGCCGTCACCACAATTTGATGTTGGATTGCCCCCCGGAAGTATTCGGCTTTTTTTAAAGCCAGGTAACGGGCAACTTGCTCAACGGGCAACGTTGGCGGAAACGATTCGTCAACCTCGGGCTTTTCAATGGTGAACTGAAAGCCTGCTTCCTTCATCAGGTATTGCCTGCGCGGAGAGCTAGAAGCGAGAATAAGCGGGTGTTTGAAATTCATCTTCTTTTATCGAGCTGAACATAAAACCACAAATAACTTTGGGGTAAAAGTAAGTTGATTTTTGCGGCATGGTGGCCCCACTGGCGCAAACTTTCTTTACATCTTCAATGGAAACTTCGTTGGTAATAATGGCCAGCTGGGCTTCACTGGTCAATACTTTTTTCAGACAGTCGGAAAAACTCCTGTCGAAGGATATGTTTTTGCTTTG is part of the Cyclobacteriaceae bacterium genome and harbors:
- the maf gene encoding septum formation protein Maf; the encoded protein is MNFKHPLILASSSPRRQYLMKEAGFQFTIEKPEVDESFPPTLPVEQVARYLALKKAEYFRGAIQHQIVVTADTVVILENQILNKPENRIEAIGMLEKLSRKTHRVMTGVCILSAEKEESFDDTTEVTFKKLSREEIEYYVDHYKPYDKAGAYGAQDFIGMIAIERIVGSYFNVMGLPIHKVYTHLINW
- a CDS encoding CPBP family intramembrane metalloprotease, with the protein product MKKLWQYLLNHLKSDFKPRAYLYIATFLALSIVLNYYFDFEDNVIDRQQGILKFSLFFITHAGAYFIPVLILKAFKTDSIKLNSQFWIRSVLALALLSADRSLLLVETYIFKLLDARVFLWGFKVINNLAGLLYIMLPLYIFYKLKDIQSKNFYGLSQGSSAVLKPYLIILATMLPVIVAASFLPGFQKQYPMYITTTAPSYLGIPEWLTVAGYELAYALNFVTIEFFYRGFLVLGMLACLGRSAILPMACLYCSLHFGKPMPEAISSIFGGYILGVFAYETKSIWGGVVVHVGIAWMMEIAAFMQSLYHR